The Hordeum vulgare subsp. vulgare chromosome 7H, MorexV3_pseudomolecules_assembly, whole genome shotgun sequence DNA window GCTCTGCGCTGTCGCCGCCGCGCTCCTTCTACGGTGGCGCTAGTCACTCGCCGCTGTGCCACTCAGATCTGTACGTGTGTGCTACTGTGCTATGCCATTACTGCTTGCATGCTTACCCGGGACAGGGGAATTTCATCAATTTTCTGCGAGTTTATTTCAAACAAGTTCTTGCAGTGCACCTAGAAATTCCGGTGGGCTCGATTAATCTCTCTGGCCATATGTATGGATTCGGTTGTTGCAATCCGTATTAGATGGAAGTTGATGACTGGAGAGGGTGTTGATGGCATGCATGATCTGTATCAACTTTGTGTTTGTATAAAAGGTGGCCTGCATTTACTTCTCATGCAAATGCACGGTTACAACAAATTGTTTGCCTATTTTCCGTTTGTATGAAGAACACCACTGGACCACCCGGCCGCGACGGCGTCGTGTCGGCGGATGGATCCGCGCGAGACGCTTGGCGGAAGCTTGGGACTTGCTCTGGTTGTTACTTTACTGCTGTATATCAGATTATCAGTATCGATGTGTTCTTGATGTGTCTGTATAATGTACTGTTAAGAGTTAAAAGACTACCAGTTAAGACTGTAATTCATGTTAAATCTTCGCCGAAGGTGGTGGAATTAAGCAGAGGTGTACTGGCCTTTTCTTTCTAAACCGTGACACAGTGTGCCTTGCcgagtgaatgaatgaaatatctgATTCAGGCCAGGCACTGCTTGAACGTGCGGCTCCCATCGGTCCATCTCGTATCGATAAGGTGTCTACAGGGAAGCGGCTAAAAgctgctctcctcctcctccccctcctcccttctCCACCTCACCGACTACCACCCATGGCTCAGCTCATCCCTCTCTCCTCCGCTGCACCCAGCTTCCGTCTCGCCGCGAAGCCAGGTAGCCATACTCAGtcgcctctccctctctctttctctgatTCTCGCTTGCCGGAGCAGATTATTGGGCAAAAAAGTATTTTATCCGCGTGCTGGAAATTGGCGTAGCGTCGTAAAACCTGGTGCCTTCTTGAGCTAGCTTCCTCTCCCTGACTAGCTTTGCAATCCTCTCCGTGCAGGCAATGGCGTCCCCCGCTTGTCCGTGACGTCCACCCGCTCCGCTGCTCGTGGTAACAATTCAAGCTAGATCCTCCATTATTCTCTTCAGCATTTTTTGGTTCCCCTTTAGTTTATGAGCAATTCTCACACGGCCGTCCTAAAGTGTGTAGCAATTTTCACCAATTCATGTCGCCCAGAATTGGCGTTTTTGTCAAATTTCCGCATGCTATTTACCTGTACTTGGTAGTGAGCAGGAGGAGCGTGAGGCTCAAGTCCCTGAGCATCAGGTGCGAGCAGGGATCGAAGAGCGGCCCGGGGCTGGACGTGTGGCTCAGCCGCGGCGCCATGATCGGCTTCATCGGGGCGGTCGGGGTTGAGCTCACCACCGGCAAAGGCGTGCTTCAGGTTCAGCAGCTAGCGTGCCAGCTCTCTTTCCCTGTGTGATGGTCGAACAATGGAAGCGTGACGAGCGTTGCTTTTGCTTCTCTGCAGAACGTAGGGCTGATGGCGCCGCTGCCGGCGTTGGCGCTGGGGCTCACCGGAGTGGTTGGGGTCGTCACAGCGTTTATCATCTTCCAGTCTGGATCGTCGGACTGATCAATCACTCTATGTTAATTTTTGCTgatatgagaaaggaaaaaaatatatCTCAAGTTGTCTTTCTTGCTTCCCAAAGGAGTCTATGAATTACTCCCGTTCCGTCGCGAGATTTGCATATTTTGTTCCACGTATTATAGCAAAAGTGCCCAAGTGCCCGTATGTTGCAACGGATGAAAAACAAAACGGCACAAAATTTAGTCTCTAACTTATCCAACCAAATTTTACCATCTGCCATCAGTTTTACAAATCATGTcaataagagcaactccaaccgagCGACCCATTTCGTTCGGtcacgtccgtttgggtcggcgcggaaACAAAAATCGGTCCAAcgtgccgacccaaacggacatgcGTCCGCCTGTCGACCCATTTTTGTGCCGgatttgcgtcggcgcggacaCGAGACGGACGCTCGCGCGCTCGCCATCTCCTCCCCCGGGCCCGCTTGTCGGTGACAGCCTCCGCCATTTCCCCCAAAAACCTTCCCGCCCGCGCGCTCCCGCCCCACCCCTGCCTTGGACGATGACCTCGATGCCGCCGccggcctcgcctccctcccctcgtcCGGCATGAAGACCGACCCCTCCGGCAAAGGCAAGCGCAAGACCGCCGCCGCGCCCAAGCCAAAGAAGATGCTGACGCGCGAACAACgcgcaagggagtcggccaagaGGAAGGGCCACATGGACGCGGCGGGCGTGAGGGATGAAGCCATCGTGGCgtccgccgtcgtcgccgccgcgcaACAGGAGGTCACCAACGCCCGCGTCGCGGCGGCAACGAGGGAGGCGCTCTGTATGCTAGGGTTAAAGCCTAACCAGCACGACCTCGTCAACGTCGCCGTGGCCGCGGCCAGCACTGGCTCATCCGCATTTCTTCGGATGGTGCTGTCCGACTCGCGCCGCGCGTTGGCTTGCACCCCGATGACCGGCTTCTACGTCTACCCGCAGGCCTCCTGCCTCTCCAGGGAGTGCTCGCCAGAGGTGAGCGTGGTGGCGCCTTCCACGTCCGTGCCCCCGCCCGCGCCCATCGACCTCAACGCCACAACGGTGGTCGGTGGCTCGTCATCCGGAGGCGCGAGGAAACGCGCGCGGGAGATGCCAGCCGATGTGCTGTCGGGCGCACGCAACCTGTTCGACGGAATGCCggccgccggcgacgaggacTACATGCAGAACTTGATCTTTGAGGGTGGTGCGCCGGCCGATGGCTACGATCCCAACGAGACACAAAGTCAGGACGGCCGAGGGGCGTTCACGCCGTTCACCTTTGATCCAGATCAGGCAGCCTTCATGCGTGATCAGGTCGGCATGGACCTGGACGGCTTCCCACTCGACCATGAGTTTTCGGACGACTACGggcaagaggaagaggatgagtgcGACATTGAAGGGGAGCCTTTGTTCGAGGACGAGCTCGCCAACCAAGCCGCCTGGGCGAAGCAGCCGAAGCGCAAGAGCAAGTGGACCAAGGCATACACGGCGGCcaaggacaagcttctttgcGAGTGTTGGAGAGACATTGGGCAAGACCACAAGACGGGCGCCGATCAAATTCATTGAACATTTTGGATTCATGTCCACCATGAGTTTTATAAGCGTAAGAAGTTTTCGCCGTACCAAATCGTAAGCACGCGCGGGTGGGTGTCCATTTTTAAGCGATGGAGGGTGatccaacaagagtgcaacaagttttgtgccactCTTGAGAGGGTCAAGGCCCGTCCCGTGAGCGGCATCGGCATGCAAGACATGGTATTCTAGCAAGCTGCCCTCTTTTGTGTCATCAAGTTTATGCTTGCGTGTTCATTTGCATACCATTTGCCAATATGCTTGCATGAAATACATTTGTAGGAATTTCAAGCTTTCGAGGCATTCAAGGTCCAACACAATGGCAAGTTCTTCAACCTCTCCCATTGCTTTAGGGTCATCAAAGATGAGTAGAACTTCAAGGCGCAATATGTCTCCCTCAAGTCGCGTGGGGGAAGAAAGCCGTGGAGGAGGTTGGGGACAGCGAGAACGCACGGCCGCGGGGGAAGACCAACTCCGAGAAGGTGGACAAGCGGGATGCGACGTCGAACACCTTGATCGCAAGCGTGGAGGGCATGATGAGCAATAAG harbors:
- the LOC123410620 gene encoding uncharacterized protein LOC123410620 isoform X1 — encoded protein: MGPPGNRRWCIRSSTTLLRRRSHLLSPARRRRRRRATARRCRRPRLLATVGGCRRLGSTAAARRPGATGSIPGPTHRPECSSTPGCSALSPPRSFYGGASHSPLCHSDLQWRPPLVRDVHPLRCSWRSVRLKSLSIRCEQGSKSGPGLDVWLSRGAMIGFIGAVGVELTTGKGVLQNVGLMAPLPALALGLTGVVGVVTAFIIFQSGSSD
- the LOC123410620 gene encoding uncharacterized protein LOC123410620 isoform X2 yields the protein MNEISDSGQALLERAAPIGPSRIDKVSTGKRLKAALLLLPLLPSPPHRLPPMAQLIPLSSAAPSFRLAAKPGNGVPRLSVTSTRSAARVSRRSVRLKSLSIRCEQGSKSGPGLDVWLSRGAMIGFIGAVGVELTTGKGVLQNVGLMAPLPALALGLTGVVGVVTAFIIFQSGSSD
- the LOC123409293 gene encoding uncharacterized protein LOC123409293; the protein is MTGFYVYPQASCLSRECSPEVSVVAPSTSVPPPAPIDLNATTVVGGSSSGGARKRAREMPADVLSGARNLFDGMPAAGDEDYMQNLIFEGGAPADGYDPNETQSQDGRGAFTPFTFDPDQAAFMRDQVGMDLDGFPLDHEFSDDYGQEEEDECDIEGEPLFEDELANQAAWAKQPKRKSKWTKAYTAAKDKLLCECWRDIGQDHKTGADQIH